CTTCCCGCCGCTGGCGAACGTCTCCGCGATCAGGAACGACCGGATCTTCGTCCTGGACTACGTCGACCTGGTGGAGAGCCCGCGCAACCCCGCCGCGATCGGCGCCCTGGCCGACTACCTGCGCACCGTCCCGGCCCGCTGACCGGCCCGGATCGGGCTCGGACAGGCCCCGGACAGGCCCCTCCTCCGGTCGGCGGCGCCGGGCGTACGCTCAAGGTACGAGCCGACGGAACCCGACCGGAGGAGCGAATCATGACCACCATGGCGGCCCCCGTCGCCTTCGACACCCGCGCGCTGCGCGAGGGCATCGAGCGCTGCGACGCCGAGGTCCTGCTGGCGCTCTACGCGGAGGACGCGGAACTGCGCGTGGTCGACCGCAAGACCCAGCCCAGCCACCCCCTGGTGATGCACGGGCTGGAGGAGATCGGCGCCATGCTCGACGACGTCTACGGCCGCGAGATGACCCACAAGCTGGAACAGGTGGTCGTCCAGGGCGAGCACGTGGCCTTCCTGGAGTCCTGTCGCTACCCGGACGGCGTCCGGGTGCTGACGGCCTCGATGGCCGACCTGCGGGACGGGCGGATCGTCGACCAGACTTCCGTCCAGGCCTGGGACG
The genomic region above belongs to Streptomyces sp. 1331.2 and contains:
- a CDS encoding nuclear transport factor 2 family protein — its product is MTTMAAPVAFDTRALREGIERCDAEVLLALYAEDAELRVVDRKTQPSHPLVMHGLEEIGAMLDDVYGREMTHKLEQVVVQGEHVAFLESCRYPDGVRVLTASMADLRDGRIVDQTSVQAWDEPGPEQ